GCCTGCGCTTCCCGCGCCGTGTCACGACCAAGGCACCGGTGTGGGTCAACACGTCCAAGGCGTACGACTTCGTGGGCTTCGACCCGCGCGGCGTCGGCCACTCCGCGCCCATCTCCTGCATCGACCCGCAGGAGTTCGTGAAGGCACCCAAGATGGACCCGGTGCCCGACTCCGAGGCCGACAAGCTCGCCCAGCGCAAGCTGGCCCGCGAGTACGCCGAGGGCTGCTACGAGCGCAGCGGCGAGATGCTGCCGCACATGACCACGCCGAACAGCGCACGTGACCTGGACGTCATCCGGGCCGCGCTCGGCGAGAAGAAGCTCAACTTCCTCGGCGTCTCCTACGGCACCTACTTCGGCGCCGTCTACGGCACGCTGTTCCCGGGCCACGTCCGCCGCATGGTCGTCGACAGCGTCGTCAACCCGTCGCGGGAGAAGATCTGGTACGAGGCCAACCTCGACCAGGACGTCGCCTTCGAGAAGCGCTGGAACGACTGGCAGGACTGGGTCGCCGCCAACGACGCCGCCTTCCACCTCGGCACCACCCGCGCCGAAGTCCAGGCGAAGTACCTGGAGTTGAGGGCCACCGCGAAGAAGAACCCCATCGGTGGCGTGGTCGGTCCGGCCGAGCTGATCGGCTTCTTCCAGAGCGCTCCGTACTACGACTCCGCGTGGGTCTCCACGGCGACCGTGCTCAGCAAGTACTTCGCCGGTGACACCCAGGCAGTCGTCGACGCGGCCGCGCCCGACATGACCGACATCGCGGGCAACATCGCCTCGGAGAACGGCAACGCCGTCTACACGGCCGTCGAGTGCACCGACGCCAAGTGGCCCACCAGCTGGAAGAAGTGGGACCGGGACAACACCCGGCTCCACACGGACTACCCCTTCCTGACCTGGGCCAACGCCTGGATGAACCTGCCGTGCGCCACCTGGCCGGTCAAGCAGCAGACGCCGGTGGACGTGAAGACCGGCAAGGGGCTGCCCGGTGTGCTGATCGTCCAGTCCGAGCGGGACGCGGCAACGCCGTACGGCGGCGCGGTCGAGCTGCACAAGCGGTTCAAGGGCTCCCGTCTGATCACCGAGAAGGACGCGGGTTCGCACGGTGTGACCGGCCTGGTCAACCCGTGCATCAACGAGCGGGTGGACGCCTACCTGCTCAGCGGCAAGCTGGACGCCGCCGACGTGACGTGCGGTCCGCACGCCACGCCGAAGCCGTAACACCGAAGGGGTGGCCCGCAGTCGGGCCGCCCCTTCGTCATGCCGTCAGCCAGGCGTCCTCCGCCGCGTAGTCGAAGAGGTCGCCGTAGGCCTGGAGCATCTTCGGGTACGCCTCCCGCCAGTCCCGTCCGGCCAGCTCCGCCTCGATCGAGGCGACGGTCTCGGCCAGCCGGTCCGCGTACCGGACCACCGCCCGGTACCCCAACTCCCGCTCGGCGGCGGACATGTCGCACACGACCGGGGTGGGCACGGACCACGGAGTGTCCCCGACGGTGGGCGCGGGCGGCGGCCCGTCGACGAGCACGTCCTCCCGCTCCGCCACCCCCATCACGGCGTCGACGGCCCGCGCGATCTCCGCGACCGTCGGCGCGTCCGGATCGACCGCGTTGAGGACACGGCTGCCCGGCCGGCCGGCGGCCAGCCGGATCAGCTCGGCGATGTTGTGCACACTCGCGGGATGGAACCGGCTCTCCCCGCCGTAGGCGAGGACCCGCCGGGAACGTCCGTCGAGGTTGCGCTTGACGAAGTACAGCTCGCGCGGTGTCCGGCAGTACGCCCCGTGAACGGCCCCGGCCCGCAGCAGCGTCGTCGGCAACTGCGCACCGGCGGCCAGCAGTTCACGTTCGAGGACGACCTTGCGCGTGCTGTACGAGGTCTCGCCGGCCCGGACCGTACGCTGCCGCTCGGTCAGCGGCACGGGGTACTCGGGAAACCCGTCCGGCTCTTGTTGCGTGTCGAAGTTCCGTCCCTTGTCGTCCTCGTACACCGAGACACTCGAGATGACGACGGCGGACCCGATGCGATCGGCGAGGGAGACCAACTGCCGTGCGTGGCCGCCTCCGTAGGCGACCACATCGACGACGACATCGCATCCGTCCCCGACCGCACCGGCGAGCACGGCGTCGTCCTCCCGGTCGCCCCGCACGACCCGCACCCCCCCGGGCCGGCCGTCGTCACGCCCGCCACCCCGCGACAGGGCGGTGACCTCCCACCCGTCCCGCGCCAGCGCACCCACCGCCGCCCGGCCGATCTGCCCGGTCGCCCCGATCACCACAGCACGTCGTGTCATACGGCGACGCTACGACGACCAGGCCGACCCGCGTAGGGATCTCTGCCGAGAGCAGAGCCCCGCAGGGCTCATCCCAGCGGCATGCGCGGGAACCGCCGCTCCTTCTCCGCCTTGGCCTCGGCCTCCTGCGCCTTGGCGACGGCCGCGTACTCGTCGACGTACTCCTGCCCCGAGAGGCTGAGGATGGCGTAGATGATCTCGTCGGTGATGGCGCGCAGGATCGCCTTCTCGTTCTCCATGCCTTCGTAGCGGGAGAAGTCGAGGGGCTCGCCGAAGCGGATGACGACGGGGTGGATGTTGGGAATGACCTTCCCGGGCGGCTGCGCCTCGAAGGTGCCGATCATCGCGCAGGGAATGACGGGCACCCCGGCCCTCAGCGCCATCACCGCGACGCCGACCTTGCCCTTGTAGAGCCGCCCGTCGTGCGACCGCGTGCCCTCCGGGTAGATCCCGAGCAGCTCGTCCTTGGCGAGCACCCCGAGCCCCTCACGGATGGCGGCCTGCCCCGCCTCCTTGCCGGTGCGGTCGACCGGGATCTGCCCGGCGCTGCGGAAGAAGAACGCGGTGAGCCGGCCCTTGAGGCCGGGCCCCGTGAAGTACTCCTTCTTCGCCAGGAAGGTGATGCGCCGCTTGAGGATCGCCGGCATCAGGAAGTGGTCCGAGAAGGACAGATGATTCCCGGCGACGATGGCCGCACCATTCGCCGGCACATGCTCAAGACCCTCGATCCGGGGCCGGAAGACCAGTCTCAACAGCGGTCCCAGCAACACGTACTTGAGCAGGTAATAGAACAAGGGGACGCTCCTCACTCCGGCAATTCGGCTCAACCGCCGCGTTCCAGCAGGTCAACCGGCGTGACGTGGGGGTGCCAGTGTAAGTGCATGCGGGAGCGCGGGGAACGGGGCGCGGGTGGGGAAGGCCGCGGGGCCAGCCTGGTGGGTGCGGGGGTCCGGCAGCAACGTGATCGAGTGCACGATGACGGAAACACGAGCATGAGTGGCGTACGCGAAGGTCTTGTGCAGCACGGGGTGTGGTTCTCCGGCGCCGGAGAACCACACCCCGTGCGGACGGCCGCTCAGTCCCGCGTCAGCACCCTCTCCAACGCCCCCAACGCCCCCGTGAGTTCATCCCCCGTGATGGTCAGCGGCGGTGCCAGACGGATCGTGGAGCCGTGGGTGTCCTTCACCAGTACCCCTTCCC
This DNA window, taken from Streptomyces sp. NBC_00663, encodes the following:
- a CDS encoding alpha/beta hydrolase, translated to MKHHRPTGRATAFGSAGVLVTATLIAGAVAAPSANASAGARHGQDREARGAAIAAARAEKAGIDWQDCPADWGLEKPIQCGWVTVPLDYAKPNGKQIKIAVDRIGNTGTPAERQGALVYNPGGPGASGLRFPRRVTTKAPVWVNTSKAYDFVGFDPRGVGHSAPISCIDPQEFVKAPKMDPVPDSEADKLAQRKLAREYAEGCYERSGEMLPHMTTPNSARDLDVIRAALGEKKLNFLGVSYGTYFGAVYGTLFPGHVRRMVVDSVVNPSREKIWYEANLDQDVAFEKRWNDWQDWVAANDAAFHLGTTRAEVQAKYLELRATAKKNPIGGVVGPAELIGFFQSAPYYDSAWVSTATVLSKYFAGDTQAVVDAAAPDMTDIAGNIASENGNAVYTAVECTDAKWPTSWKKWDRDNTRLHTDYPFLTWANAWMNLPCATWPVKQQTPVDVKTGKGLPGVLIVQSERDAATPYGGAVELHKRFKGSRLITEKDAGSHGVTGLVNPCINERVDAYLLSGKLDAADVTCGPHATPKP
- a CDS encoding NAD-dependent epimerase/dehydratase family protein, which encodes MVIGATGQIGRAAVGALARDGWEVTALSRGGGRDDGRPGGVRVVRGDREDDAVLAGAVGDGCDVVVDVVAYGGGHARQLVSLADRIGSAVVISSVSVYEDDKGRNFDTQQEPDGFPEYPVPLTERQRTVRAGETSYSTRKVVLERELLAAGAQLPTTLLRAGAVHGAYCRTPRELYFVKRNLDGRSRRVLAYGGESRFHPASVHNIAELIRLAAGRPGSRVLNAVDPDAPTVAEIARAVDAVMGVAEREDVLVDGPPPAPTVGDTPWSVPTPVVCDMSAAERELGYRAVVRYADRLAETVASIEAELAGRDWREAYPKMLQAYGDLFDYAAEDAWLTA
- a CDS encoding lysophospholipid acyltransferase family protein gives rise to the protein MFYYLLKYVLLGPLLRLVFRPRIEGLEHVPANGAAIVAGNHLSFSDHFLMPAILKRRITFLAKKEYFTGPGLKGRLTAFFFRSAGQIPVDRTGKEAGQAAIREGLGVLAKDELLGIYPEGTRSHDGRLYKGKVGVAVMALRAGVPVIPCAMIGTFEAQPPGKVIPNIHPVVIRFGEPLDFSRYEGMENEKAILRAITDEIIYAILSLSGQEYVDEYAAVAKAQEAEAKAEKERRFPRMPLG